The Ketobacter sp. MCCC 1A13808 genome includes a window with the following:
- a CDS encoding DUF1272 domain-containing protein, producing MLEMRPGCECCDKDLPADSSGAYICSFECTFCRDCTSNRLNFICPNCGGGLVERPIRPTSKLKSNPASLDRVYKPLGCKETV from the coding sequence ATGTTGGAGATGAGGCCAGGGTGCGAATGCTGTGACAAAGATCTACCGGCAGACTCGAGCGGTGCTTATATTTGTTCTTTTGAGTGTACCTTCTGTAGAGATTGCACGTCGAATCGACTAAATTTTATTTGCCCAAATTGTGGTGGCGGTCTAGTTGAAAGACCAATCCGACCTACTTCAAAACTGAAATCTAACCCAGCATCGTTGGATAGAGTCTATAAACCATTAGGCTGTAAGGAGACAGTGTAG